From a region of the Epinephelus fuscoguttatus linkage group LG21, E.fuscoguttatus.final_Chr_v1 genome:
- the LOC125881489 gene encoding uncharacterized protein LOC125881489 isoform X1 codes for MSRNYLSKNDELRRGDYLLSNNGQWKAIFQDDGNFVIYGWKPVWASDTYGSDAQRLCMQADCNLVMYNKCDEPRWHTNSAKSECNMCRLQLTDDGKLVVNRECDEIWSSAESKGMK; via the exons ATGAGCAGGAACTACTTGTCCAAAAATGATGAGCTCCGCAGGGGAGACTACCTGCTGTCCAACAACGGACAGTGGAAGGCTATCTTCCAG GATGATGGTAACTTTGTCATCTATGGCTGGAAACCTGTGTGGGCTTCAGACACTTATGGATCAGACGCTCAGCGCCTGTGCATGCAGGCTGACTGCAACCTGGTCATGTACAACAAGTGTGATGAACCCAGGTGGCATACAAACTCTGCCAAATCTGAATGCAACATGTGCCGTCTTCAACTGACCGATGACGGCAAACTGGTGGTGAACAGGGAATGTGATGAAATCTGGAGCTCTGCTGAGTCTAAAGGCATGAAATAA
- the LOC125881487 gene encoding uncharacterized protein LOC125881487, translating into MSKNQLSKNEHLRKGEYLMSNNGEWKAILKEDGNFVICGWKTVWESDTAGSDVVRLSMQADSNLVMYNQDDTPRWHTNTYFVGQGRFGSKCECNCHVQLTDDGQLVLLRESKEVWSSANSKGTK; encoded by the exons ATGAGTAAGAACCAGCTGTCCAAAAATGAACACCTCCGTAAGGGTGAATACCTGATGTCCAACAACGGGGAGTGGAAGGCTATCTTAAAG GAGGATGGTAACTTTGTCATCTGTGGCTGGAAGACTGTGTGGGAATCAGACACTGCAGGATCAGATGTCGTCCGCCTGTCCATGCAGGCTGACAGCAACCTGGTCATGTACAACCAGGATGACACTCCCAGGTGGCATACAAACACGTATTTTGTTGGACAAGGCAGGTTTGGCAGCAAGTGTGAGTGCAACTGCCATGTTCAACTGACTGACGACGGCCAACTGGTGTTGCTTAGGGAATCTAAAGAAGTCTGGAGCTCTGCTAACTCCAAAGGCACAAAATGA